One Archangium lipolyticum genomic region harbors:
- a CDS encoding ABC transporter substrate-binding protein, protein MRSSFTRVGTPVALAALMLLSSACKSEKKETAAGGETAAKSGVAAGGKIALLLPESKTARYESHDRVHFERKVKELCAECEIIYSNADQDASKQQNQAEAALTNGAKVLVLDPVDSASASAIVTRARQSKIPVISYDRLIVNADVDYYISFDNEKVGKLQGQALVDKLKADGKGSGTIVMINGSPTDNNAKLFKAGAHSVIDGSGLQVGAEYDTPDWSPDKAQQQMEQALTSLGKDKIVGVYAANDGTAGGAIAAMKAAGVSPLPPVTGQDAELAAIQRVLAGEQFMTVYKAIKPEAETAAELAVTLVRGGTPAPGLVNGKVNNGQKDVPSILLKPVAVTKENVKSTIVADGFWTPEQLCVGAYKDACAVAQIQAP, encoded by the coding sequence ATGCGCTCTTCGTTCACACGTGTAGGTACCCCCGTAGCACTGGCCGCCCTGATGCTCCTGTCGTCGGCCTGCAAGAGTGAGAAGAAGGAGACGGCCGCGGGCGGTGAGACCGCCGCGAAGTCGGGAGTTGCCGCGGGCGGGAAGATCGCCCTGCTGCTTCCCGAGTCGAAGACCGCCCGGTACGAGTCTCATGACCGCGTGCACTTCGAGCGCAAGGTGAAGGAGCTGTGTGCCGAGTGTGAGATCATCTATAGCAACGCCGATCAGGACGCCTCCAAGCAGCAGAACCAGGCCGAGGCGGCGCTGACCAACGGGGCCAAGGTGCTGGTGCTGGATCCCGTGGACTCGGCCTCGGCGTCCGCCATCGTGACGCGCGCCCGGCAGTCCAAGATTCCGGTCATCAGCTACGACCGCCTGATCGTCAACGCGGACGTGGACTACTACATCTCGTTCGACAACGAGAAGGTGGGCAAGCTCCAGGGCCAGGCGCTGGTCGACAAGCTGAAGGCGGACGGCAAGGGCAGCGGCACCATCGTGATGATCAACGGCTCGCCCACCGACAACAACGCGAAGCTCTTCAAGGCGGGCGCGCACTCGGTGATCGACGGCAGCGGCCTGCAGGTGGGTGCCGAGTACGACACCCCGGACTGGAGCCCGGACAAGGCCCAGCAGCAGATGGAGCAGGCGCTCACCTCGCTCGGCAAGGACAAGATCGTCGGCGTGTACGCGGCCAACGACGGCACCGCGGGTGGCGCGATCGCCGCCATGAAGGCCGCCGGTGTCTCGCCGCTCCCGCCCGTCACCGGTCAGGACGCCGAGCTGGCCGCCATCCAGCGCGTCCTCGCGGGTGAGCAGTTCATGACCGTCTACAAGGCCATCAAGCCGGAGGCGGAGACCGCCGCCGAGCTGGCCGTCACCCTGGTGCGCGGCGGCACGCCGGCCCCGGGCCTGGTCAACGGCAAGGTGAACAACGGCCAGAAGGACGTGCCGTCCATCCTGCTCAAGCCGGTGGCCGTGACGAAGGAGAACGTCAAGAGCACCATCGTCGCCGATGGGTTCTGGACCCCCGAGCAGCTGTGCGTCGGGGCTTACAAGGATGCCTGCGCCGTGGCGCAGATCCAGGCCCCCTGA